DNA from Xiphias gladius isolate SHS-SW01 ecotype Sanya breed wild chromosome 9, ASM1685928v1, whole genome shotgun sequence:
TCAATTTTATGAGACATTGTCCTGTTTAAGTACAATCCCCTCTAATGTACCATAAGTGATGTAAGTGAAACCGAAATGCCGTGGGCTGTACGACTACTGAAAATGGAATGCCATACCATCTTGGGATCTTAGCATGAATGCACAAACGAACTGCCCTGCCTGCACTGTCTTCGACCTGTGACGATGACAGTGTTGTGATGGATTCTGCTGTACTCTACAGACGTTTTTTAAATGGGCTTTAGGCcttcagattttgtttttttgtttttctttctgaacGCCATGAGCGCTTAGAAAACATAGCTGTGACTTTTGGAATATTGAGGTACTTGAGGCTCAGGACATCGTGCATCAGTCTTTGGGAAACTGCTGTGGATTTGCACAAGTTGCTGAAAGTGCAGACAAGGAATACTGACTCTGAGTGAGAAGGGAAAAAGCACATTTCCAGGCTGCTTTGGcctaaagacagaaaacataacCCCTCCTGCTGACTCTGGAATATGTTATGTTAGGTATGCTAATGCACTATGCTGTGTTTAAGGTGGAATACCCAGCAACGTGTGATACAGCAATACTCAGTgtagaaataaagacaaagacagttCTGTTCCACATGAATCAAGATCCATTTAATAAAATCCAATCCAATGCATACATGCATTAACTGAGatcatgctttgttttcttacttgagccattttacattaattattcaataaatttgtttgaaataaatacagctttattattattattataatacacAGCCATGACAGAGCAAACGGGAGCCCAATGCATAGCATTCTGATAGTGCAAAGAATCAGCCACAGATGTgccacagatacagtatataggaCAGTGACCACAGAGGAAGGAAGAGCAGAGGCTCAGATACTGAGGTGCTCAGATCAGACTCAGAGACTGACCTCGAACTGGAGACTAAAGATCACAACCACGGAAAgtagaaacactgaaaaatccTCTAATGGTCcatttataatgtttaaaatgtatgtcAGTAGAATGAATGGTGAAGCAGGCTGGCAGTGAATCCGATCATGTGTTTTCTCGAATGTTCAGAGGCATgacaaaacaggaagtgatgtcattgGGTGACTGCTCTGCTCTTGCACATAATAAAGATAATCCCTCCCGGCAGTACGCCGCCGACGCCGACGCCCCCCCCCCGGGTCCTGGCCGCCCTCACTCTCTAATCTAATCCAGGATCAGGGATTCACTGCCGGGGCTCGACGCTGCTGTAATCTTTGTCGTCCTCTCATCCACTACAACATGTCAAAGCAGATCAGGCCACCCTGCAAGCTGCTCTCTTTACAAAAGCTAGTTTTTCTATAGGTTAGTGTTCTTGAGAAAATATCTCATTTGAAAAGTCTACGTATTAAAAGCCTGTACACACaaatgatagaaaaataaaagactgcaTTCAGCTTACCTCTGGATTGGTTAGCAAAGTAATTAACAACATCATTAGATTGAGTCTAGTTTAATAGACAGtcatagaaaatgaaaagtaagtTTCACAGCATAGCTGAATCTAAAGTTAAGGGTGGCAGTATGATTCTGGGGACACCTACAAGGCAAAAGTTGCTAAAATAGCTGGTCAGGTTGCAAAGTTTTCATCAACTACattgaaaaaaaccccaaaaatccTGACCCCCCTTTGGCCTGAACAAActtcctctgttctctctcaaAGATTGCTACTAAAACTTCTAATTTCCATCAGATAAAAGGTGCTTCCCAGGAGAATAAAACTGattataataaatgaattattaaaaggAATGTAAAAGGTTTAGGCTAAGGTGGGAAAGCAATGGAATGAGAGGGGTAAGACCGAAGGGGATGCATTGGAAGAGGAataggaaaaagagaaaggggggataatgttaaaaaaaggaaactttggCCTTCTTGATGCCCAGTTAATTGAATGAGAAACAAGGTGATCCAGTAGGATAGAGGATACAGGATCAAGCCAGTCTACTggttcttcttctcctctggaGGGGAGTACGGAGGAGGCTTGTCCTGCAGAGAGAGTTCCAGTTTGAGACAACAGTGCTACAGAGTAAtccattgtgagcatgttaaaAAGACCTTTACACACAGCAagtcacaaacaaacagcacgAAAACAAATGGCTGCATCCAAAGTATTTAAATCTACTGCTATGAAAATATAAGACAGTTCTGTGTCATTTCAATATAGTTTTGGACAAGAGGACAGCGAATACATCTTGTAGATGCAAGTCTTTCATTTGAGAAGAAAAAGTCGGATACCATATTATGTCAAGTAGATGTGTCAGAAGACAGGGGAGACAGTCCAAGGCTACAGGGCCATCTGACCACTGTCAGAAGCCTTGGACTGCTTAGATGAATCTAGTTTATAGtaataaaatcaacaaagcaGGGTGATGGGGGGCAACTTACCTGTGGCAGGTACACATGTGTAGGAGGCAGCGTGGCAGATCCGGCACTTGCTGCTGCCTCAGCTGCTTTGGCCTCCGCTGGGGaagaggcagagtgagagagaagggagCGGGACATTAATTAAACATGGTCATACTATTAATCCCCTGGATGTATGAGATAACTGCCGCTAATCAAGTCTGAAGTGGCTCGGGTGGtgtcagagagtgagagagcatCGCAGTCAGCggtggaggcagagagagaggcaaaggtCTTAGTCTGTGTGTTGTACCAATAAAATCGGTGAAGAAATATTCTTTTGAATCTTTAAAATTTGTAAACCAGGTAATATTAAGAATCGAGTAGGGCAAGGTGATATGTTTGAAATAGATGTATTGATTAGACTAATTGTGAAAAAATTTTGTCAAcaaaatcttaactcaaagtCCactactagctttttctggggttttcaaccacatctcccgttttcatcagcaggtggagtttgCTCAGAGTAaaggagtttgctcagttgacAGCTCAGTGACAACTGAAATTACAGCAACTGttgaagaccatgagatgtggttgaaacccccccacccctcgAAAAcagctagtaagtggaccttgaattattaattttttgtcaaactactgttttctAGGTCTAAGTGTGTTCCACCGCTTTACTTTAGACAAAACCTactaaatgtataaaataaatacttcaatgactaatttcattattattcaaCTCTAAATTGATTGGAATCATTAATTTGGACAGCAGAATTCTAAAAAGCGATATCACAATATAATCATATCATCATAATATcaagaagaaaataagacattaagagtgaaagatgataaaatgtttaaaaaatgaaatcacttCTTTGAAGAATTTTCAAATTATAATGATTCCAATAGCTAGAAACTACTGTGTCCCCAAGCTAAGATTCCTAAAGTAACTCAGAGCCATTACTCTTTTGATATGAGAAGCCATTTGTTGAGGAATTATTAAAGCATAACATTTTCAATTGTATTTAGCCTGATCAGTGTCTCTCTGCCAGAGAGACTCACCCGCTGCTGAGGAGGGGAGGTCTGGGTCATGGGGCGGCTGCTGGCCCACAGGAGCTGAATATGGAGGCGGAGGTATGTAGCCTGCAGAGGCATCAAACGCTGGAGGGCTGGGGTAGAATCCACCTTGGCGGCAGGAACACAGAGATTAAAAGGGCTGTTGTGAACACCAGATCTCTATTGGGAAATTAAAGATGATAAGGGCTGCATTTATTACAGCTTCTACCTGTAGGAGGAGGGTTGGGGTAGGAGTAGCCAGGGGGGGGTCCAGATGGGTACATCCCGTtagcagggggaggagggtaAGCGTAGGCTCCGTTGGCCATGTACGGGCATCCAACAAACCCAGAAGTCACTGGCTGGCCTCTGGACGCTGAGAGATACACAATAGGAGGAGACGTACGATGAAGAAGTACCAAGAGAAAATCCGGCCGGATTTTGTCAGACCTGTCTGATACTGTTAGCACTGGTTTGTCATCGTACCCTGAGCTGCAACCTGCAGCATGCACTGGCCAAACTCTATAGCTCCTCCAGCAGCAAAGACGAGCTTGAAAGACGCACTGCCCTCCCAGCCACCTGTCAGTGG
Protein-coding regions in this window:
- the wbp2 gene encoding WW domain-binding protein 2 isoform X1, translating into MTLNQNHSESGGVIINNSEGVLMNYENVELVFCDADSLPEAFRKSKKGSIYLTPYRVIFLAKGRDALQSFMMPFYLMKGCEVKQPVLGANYIKGNVNAEPGGGWEGSASFKLVFAAGGAIEFGQCMLQVAAQASRGQPVTSGFVGCPYMANGAYAYPPPPANGMYPSGPPPGYSYPNPPPTGGFYPSPPAFDASAGYIPPPPYSAPVGQQPPHDPDLPSSAAAEAKAAEAAASAGSATLPPTHVYLPQDKPPPYSPPEEKKNQ
- the wbp2 gene encoding WW domain-binding protein 2 isoform X2 — translated: MNYENVELVFCDADSLPEAFRKSKKGSIYLTPYRVIFLAKGRDALQSFMMPFYLMKGCEVKQPVLGANYIKGNVNAEPGGGWEGSASFKLVFAAGGAIEFGQCMLQVAAQASRGQPVTSGFVGCPYMANGAYAYPPPPANGMYPSGPPPGYSYPNPPPTGGFYPSPPAFDASAGYIPPPPYSAPVGQQPPHDPDLPSSAAAEAKAAEAAASAGSATLPPTHVYLPQDKPPPYSPPEEKKNQ